A region of Chloracidobacterium sp. DNA encodes the following proteins:
- a CDS encoding carbohydrate binding domain-containing protein, protein MSRQLGSMIADLTGPNNPDAKAAADLAVSLAPGDPVTRWLAASAETNGTAENRLESAAKLLEDAVRLSPFDYRWRVELGRAYEQADKPASAEIEFKRAVELAPTYAYSRWHLGNFYLRQDRVNEAFAELRKAADSNRTYREQAFSLAWDYFDKDPEKVEQIAADTSDARASLALFFAARGRASESLRIWNLLSETEKAANPQVAKDIAQGLFIQRIFPQALEFARQLGIDADARLNAVTNPGFERVIGAEEDSRFDWRINRSDSKIDITTDSSVRHTGSRSLKLSFRTYLKPELYNVFQTVVVEPNKNYHLSFWARTESLKSSGGPFIQVVNANDDKPITASKAFQTGTNDWQEYSVDFRTPENCNGITFRTVRQPCGDQCPIVGTLWYDDFELTTR, encoded by the coding sequence GTGAGTCGACAACTCGGCAGCATGATCGCGGACCTTACAGGGCCCAACAATCCGGACGCGAAAGCGGCTGCGGATCTTGCAGTCAGTTTAGCTCCAGGAGATCCTGTTACACGTTGGCTGGCAGCGTCGGCGGAAACAAACGGCACCGCCGAAAACCGCCTCGAATCTGCAGCCAAATTGCTTGAAGACGCTGTTAGGCTTTCGCCTTTTGACTATCGCTGGCGTGTCGAATTAGGAAGAGCCTATGAACAGGCAGACAAACCAGCGTCAGCCGAAATTGAATTTAAGCGAGCTGTCGAACTTGCTCCGACCTACGCTTATTCGCGATGGCATTTGGGAAATTTTTATTTACGTCAAGATCGGGTCAACGAAGCGTTTGCCGAGTTGAGGAAGGCGGCCGATAGCAATAGAACATATAGGGAGCAGGCATTCTCCCTCGCGTGGGATTATTTTGACAAAGATCCTGAAAAGGTTGAGCAGATTGCTGCCGACACGTCTGACGCCAGAGCAAGTCTCGCATTATTTTTTGCGGCACGAGGCAGAGCGAGCGAATCGCTTCGCATATGGAATTTGTTGTCTGAAACCGAAAAAGCAGCCAATCCGCAAGTCGCCAAAGATATTGCGCAAGGCTTGTTTATTCAACGCATCTTTCCACAGGCGCTGGAGTTTGCTCGTCAACTGGGCATCGACGCTGACGCTCGACTGAATGCCGTTACAAATCCGGGTTTCGAACGCGTAATTGGTGCAGAGGAAGATTCGAGATTTGACTGGCGCATAAATCGAAGCGATTCGAAGATCGATATTACAACCGATTCAAGTGTCAGACATACAGGTTCCCGCAGCCTTAAATTATCCTTTCGCACTTACCTGAAACCAGAGCTTTACAATGTATTCCAAACAGTCGTCGTAGAGCCGAACAAGAATTACCATTTGAGTTTTTGGGCACGAACAGAGAGTCTGAAGAGTTCTGGCGGCCCGTTCATTCAGGTCGTAAATGCGAATGATGATAAGCCAATTACTGCTTCAAAAGCATTTCAGACTGGGACAAATGATTGGCAGGAGTATTCAGTTGATTTTCGCACACCTGAAAATTGTAATGGCATTACTTTCCGAACAGTTCGCCAACCCTGTGGTGACCAATGCCCCATCGTCGGAACGCTTTGGTACGATGATTTTGAACTCACGACCCGTTAA
- a CDS encoding DegT/DnrJ/EryC1/StrS family aminotransferase, translating into MQVSLLDLKEQNQSLRPEIEAALGRVLDTNGFILGGEVAELEKELAAYCGTKYAIGCASGSDAILLAFMALDIGPGDEVITTPYSFFATVSSITRLGATPVFVDIDPQTYNLDVSKVESKITLRTKAIEPVHLYGQCSDMAGLKAISERHGIPLVEDAAQAIGAEENGTRAGAMGAVGCFSFYPSKNLGGMGDGGFVTTNDDALAKKLLALRVHGSEEKYYHKYVGLNSRLDGFQGAVLRVKLPHLDEWTDKRRANAENYRRLFTDLGTAEQVGLPIERTIAKHIYNQYVLRVPQKRDELRAFLTEKGIGTDIYYPVPLHLQECFAYLGYSEGDMPESEKAARETLALPIYPELRIEQQEYVAEAVAEFFRLET; encoded by the coding sequence ATGCAGGTTTCTTTGCTCGACTTAAAAGAACAAAATCAATCGCTTCGTCCAGAAATTGAGGCCGCGTTGGGGCGTGTTCTCGATACAAATGGCTTCATTCTCGGCGGGGAAGTTGCAGAACTGGAAAAAGAACTCGCGGCCTATTGCGGTACTAAATATGCAATAGGTTGTGCCTCGGGAAGCGACGCTATTTTGCTTGCATTTATGGCGTTAGATATTGGTCCCGGCGACGAGGTCATTACAACGCCCTACAGTTTTTTTGCAACGGTCAGCTCGATCACGCGGCTTGGAGCAACGCCAGTATTTGTTGACATTGATCCGCAAACATATAATCTCGATGTCTCTAAGGTCGAATCAAAGATAACGCTGCGAACCAAAGCGATCGAGCCGGTTCATCTTTATGGCCAGTGTTCAGACATGGCCGGACTGAAGGCTATCAGCGAGCGGCACGGAATTCCGCTTGTCGAGGACGCAGCGCAGGCTATCGGTGCGGAAGAAAACGGAACTCGTGCCGGAGCGATGGGAGCGGTTGGCTGCTTTAGCTTTTATCCGTCCAAAAATCTTGGCGGAATGGGTGACGGCGGATTTGTTACTACAAACGACGATGCTCTCGCAAAAAAACTGCTTGCCCTGCGTGTTCACGGTTCCGAAGAAAAGTACTATCACAAATATGTCGGATTAAATTCTCGGCTGGATGGCTTTCAAGGTGCTGTCCTGCGCGTGAAGCTGCCTCATCTCGATGAATGGACCGACAAGCGTCGAGCAAATGCGGAGAACTATCGCAGATTGTTTACCGATCTTGGAACTGCCGAGCAAGTCGGTCTGCCGATAGAACGCACAATCGCAAAACATATCTACAATCAATATGTTCTCCGCGTTCCGCAAAAACGTGATGAACTTCGCGCATTCCTGACTGAGAAGGGAATCGGAACCGATATTTACTATCCGGTTCCGCTGCATTTGCAGGAGTGTTTTGCGTATCTAGGTTATTCCGAGGGAGACATGCCTGAATCCGAAAAGGCTGCGCGTGAAACGCTGGCGCTGCCGATATATCCTGAGTTGCGGATCGAACAACAAGAATACGTTGCTGAGGCAGTAGCAGAGTTTTTTCGCTTAGAGACGTAA
- the nth gene encoding endonuclease III, which produces MITDKKARANEIIKRLKKAYPDAHCALNHTSPFELLIATILSAQCTDARVNIVTADLFRKYRSPADYLKVPQTELERDIHSTGFFRNKSKNIQAACERLINHYNGEVPRTMDDLLSLGGVARKTANVVMGNAFGIASGVVVDTHVSRISQLLGLTKNKTPEKIENDLQQLIPKKHWVMFPHWMIHHGRQVCIARRPKCGECVLNDICPKIGLSITKKPLGA; this is translated from the coding sequence ATGATCACCGATAAAAAGGCTCGCGCTAACGAGATAATAAAACGGCTGAAAAAGGCTTATCCCGATGCACATTGCGCTTTGAATCACACATCGCCGTTCGAGCTGTTGATCGCGACGATTCTTTCAGCTCAGTGTACCGACGCTCGTGTAAATATCGTCACGGCCGATCTGTTTCGCAAGTATCGAAGCCCCGCAGATTATTTAAAGGTTCCACAGACCGAGCTCGAGAGAGATATACATTCAACAGGTTTCTTTCGCAATAAGTCGAAGAATATTCAGGCAGCATGTGAACGGCTGATCAATCACTACAATGGTGAAGTGCCGAGAACGATGGACGACCTTCTCTCGTTAGGCGGCGTCGCCCGCAAAACTGCGAATGTTGTTATGGGCAACGCATTCGGCATTGCATCGGGAGTCGTGGTTGACACTCACGTCTCGCGTATCTCGCAGCTTTTGGGACTCACAAAAAATAAAACTCCTGAAAAGATCGAGAACGATCTCCAACAACTAATCCCCAAAAAACATTGGGTGATGTTTCCGCATTGGATGATCCATCACGGACGACAAGTTTGCATCGCCCGTCGCCCGAAATGCGGCGAGTGTGTCCTCAATGATATCTGTCCCAAAATCGGGTTGAGCATAACTAAAAAACCTTTAGGAGCTTAA
- a CDS encoding M20/M25/M40 family metallo-hydrolase — MKIRTLIHYAVIVLLLQSFILPLNLFAQDKSQADIYAAIRKEANENSRIMNTLHYFSDVYGPRLTGSPNYTNAAKWAMREMLSWGFDNAALEPFEFGHPGWVNERNTGLMISPVQDTLVYEVLAWTPSTKGVVVADGVSLVIPTFPSAENPQVIQMPTQAELTAYFDSVKADVNGKIVLVGKPTFIDQSKEPTPKRISEETMRCRMDPTKKPGECGPGPFPGGGNNAQPTPRPNALKGEQVSEQLDRFLLENNVAVRINQSQLDRGAVRAFNNQTFDITKVVPTVVMRNEDFGRIYRLLANKTKVKLEFDLRSRIVPDGVTSYNVIGEINGSDKKDEVVMLGGHLDSWHSATGATDNAIGCATMMEAARILKAIGVKPRRTIRVACWGGEEQGLIGSQAYVKRHFGSVENPTPEFNKFNGYFNIDSGTGRARGLSIFGPPEAATVLREALAPFSDLGFAGVVSIKSRGLGGTDSTSFNNAGLPGIGTTQDPIEYFGVTWHTNLDTYERIIESDAKSSAIIFAAAVYTLAMRDEMLPRFKAGEMPALTTPSPSATPVMSPSPSVTK, encoded by the coding sequence ATGAAAATCAGGACACTCATTCATTACGCAGTTATTGTTTTACTACTTCAATCATTTATCCTGCCGCTGAATTTATTTGCGCAGGACAAGTCCCAAGCCGACATATATGCGGCTATTCGCAAGGAAGCGAATGAAAACTCAAGGATAATGAACACGCTTCATTATTTCAGCGACGTTTACGGGCCGCGGCTAACGGGCAGCCCAAATTACACCAACGCCGCAAAATGGGCGATGCGTGAAATGCTGTCGTGGGGATTTGATAACGCTGCTCTTGAGCCGTTTGAGTTCGGACATCCGGGCTGGGTCAATGAGCGTAATACAGGCCTAATGATCTCCCCGGTGCAGGATACACTCGTATACGAAGTTCTGGCATGGACGCCTTCGACAAAAGGCGTTGTAGTTGCGGACGGTGTCAGTCTTGTTATTCCGACATTTCCGTCGGCAGAAAATCCTCAGGTTATTCAAATGCCGACGCAGGCAGAATTGACTGCGTATTTTGATAGCGTAAAAGCTGACGTGAACGGCAAGATCGTCCTTGTCGGCAAACCCACGTTTATAGACCAGTCAAAAGAACCGACACCTAAGCGCATTTCCGAAGAAACGATGAGATGTCGAATGGACCCGACTAAAAAACCCGGTGAATGCGGTCCCGGACCTTTTCCCGGCGGTGGAAATAATGCTCAGCCTACGCCGAGGCCGAACGCTTTGAAGGGCGAGCAAGTGAGCGAACAGCTAGACAGATTTCTTCTCGAAAACAACGTCGCGGTCCGCATTAACCAATCACAGCTTGATCGCGGAGCCGTACGAGCTTTTAACAACCAGACTTTCGATATTACAAAAGTGGTTCCCACCGTCGTGATGCGTAACGAGGATTTCGGCAGAATCTATCGTTTGCTTGCCAATAAGACCAAGGTAAAGCTTGAATTCGATCTCCGCAGCCGTATAGTGCCTGACGGTGTGACAAGCTATAACGTCATCGGTGAGATCAATGGATCGGACAAAAAAGACGAGGTCGTCATGCTCGGCGGACATCTTGATTCATGGCACTCCGCAACGGGAGCAACTGACAACGCTATCGGCTGCGCGACTATGATGGAAGCGGCGCGTATCTTAAAAGCGATAGGCGTAAAACCGCGACGCACGATCCGTGTTGCCTGCTGGGGCGGCGAAGAACAAGGCCTGATCGGTTCGCAGGCTTACGTCAAGCGGCACTTTGGTTCGGTGGAAAATCCGACCCCTGAATTTAACAAATTCAATGGATACTTCAATATTGACTCCGGCACAGGGCGAGCTCGAGGCCTTAGCATCTTTGGCCCACCTGAGGCTGCTACGGTACTTCGCGAAGCTCTTGCTCCATTTTCAGATCTCGGTTTTGCGGGTGTTGTGAGTATCAAAAGCAGGGGATTGGGCGGGACGGACAGCACGTCGTTCAACAACGCAGGACTGCCGGGAATCGGTACTACGCAGGACCCGATCGAATACTTCGGCGTGACATGGCACACTAACCTCGACACTTATGAACGCATAATCGAGAGTGATGCAAAATCGTCGGCGATCATATTTGCCGCCGCAGTCTATACGCTGGCGATGCGTGATGAGATGCTGCCTCGTTTCAAAGCGGGTGAGATGCCGGCTCTTACGACGCCTTCTCCGTCAGCAACGCCGGTTATGTCGCCGTCACCAAGCGTAACGAAGTAG